Below is a genomic region from Rhinolophus sinicus isolate RSC01 linkage group LG11, ASM3656204v1, whole genome shotgun sequence.
TTGGCTCGAACTGGGTCACGGTCCCGCCCCCAGCGCCGTCTCCCATTGGGCAAATGTAGGTCAGGGTCCCGCCTCCCACCAAAAGGCAAAGCAACTTCACACACAGCGCCCTCCCCGGCCTTGGCGGATCCAGGGGTCTCATTGGCTGTGCGTCTCGAGGGACCCGCGATTGGCCTGCACTTTCAGCCCCAAGGAGGCACGCGGCTAGGGTGCATGGCCCAAGAGGCGGGCGGGGCAGGGCGGGAGCGAGCAGGGACCGAGAGGAGGGGTGTGCGCTGTGGTGTCGggtgttttgtttggcttttttttttttttccgcgaAAGAAGTTTGCTTTGGCCACGCCTCAAGGCGGccgcctcctcctgccccctcccccgcccctccgcGCACACCTCTTGGTGCAGATTGCAAAGCGCCTTCCGTTGAGAGAGCTGCAGATTTTGCAAGAGCCAGGCTCGCCCACCTTGTAGAAGGAGCGCTTTGAGTCCTCTTAAACCCTCGGTTGCAAAGAGCTGGCCGCCTGATTTGGTCACCCCTCACCCAAACTGCATGGTCTACTGGGACCCTCTAGAGTTGCACGTTTCTGCACCGAGGACTGCAAATCCCCGTCGCTCCTAGGATTTGCACCGTCTTGGATACTGGAATCTTGCAAGCTACGCTCGCCCGCGCCCTGGGCAGACACTGGCCGGAACTACAAGAGTGTAACGCTGACTGGCAGGCCAGCTCTTCGCCTCTCCATGAGCCCGTGAGCCAGCGGGCAGGTGCCCGGCGATGGCGCGGCCCGTGAGCGACAGGACCCCGGCCCCCCTGCTGCTGGGTGGCCCAGCCGGGGCCCCCCCTGGTGGGGGAGCGCTTCTTGGGCTGCGGAGCCTTCTGCAGGGGACCAGCAAGCCCAAAGAACCAACCAGCTGTGAGTTCTAGCCCCAACCTCGCCCAACTCAGACACCCTACTCCCTTAGGGACTGAAGTGCTAGGGGAGGGGGGCCGTCTACAGCTACCTGCTGTGTGCCCAGAGTCCATCCTCCCAACCTCATCTACGCATTTACTAAGGTGTTTAGGCCCCCAGATCTCTCAGCACCCAGGACCCAAAAGTACCTGCTCTCAAGGCCGTCCACGCCGAGGACCCAGAAGTCCAGGTCCCCAGTGTCCTCCCGGAGGACCCAAAAGTCGAGGCCCCAACCCCCTCTTCCTTTTGGTTCTCAGAGTCTGGACCCCTGGGGtccggggaggagggaaggggtgtGTCGGATGCTCACACGGTAGTGACACGGGCTTGGGCGGGGCCTCCTGGGGTCACATGGAGTCTAGGGATGAGGAATGTGCCCCAGGAATAgagccccttcctgccccttccagagtgtgggggtgggaagaaggggaTACAGTGCGCAGGGAGTATGTGTGGGGATAGGTTACAGAGCAATCACAgagttgtcatttttttctctcacctgCCCAACCCTCCACCTACCTCTGTCTGAACTTCCATTCCCCTTCTATGTCTCTGTCCCTTACCGGGTCTGTCCCCATCTCTCCCTGCATTTTTGACCTCCCCTCTCTCTGGGTCCCTGTCCTCCCCTCTTTCTGAGTTTTCATCCCTCTCTCGgtctctgttcccctctctcgGTCTCTGCCGCCCCCCTCTATCCTTTCTCTATGGGTCTCTCCTTGAGTCTGTGGTTCCCCTCCCCTTGTCTGTCCCCTCTTTCTCCGCCGTATGGGTCTCTCTGACTCGGGgtctcttctccatctctttttttccttccccaccctGCCCGGCCTTTCCTTGGCCCCCAGGTCTCCTAAAGGAAAAGGAGCGCAAGGCGGCTCTGCCGGCAGCCACGGTCCCCGGGCCGGGCCTGGAGACGGCGGGTCCTGCGGATGCCTCATCTGGGGCGGTGGTGGGCGGCGGGTCCCCGCGGGGGCGACCGGCGGCCGCTTCTGGCCCGAGTCTGCTGGCGCCGCTGCTGTGGGAGCGGACGCTGCCGTTCGGCGACGTGGAGTACGTGGACCTGGACGCCTTCCTGCTGGAGCACGGGCTCCCGCCCAGTCCACCGCCCCCCGGCGGCCCGTCACCGGCTCCCTCGCCCGTGCGCACGCCTGCACCCTCCCCGGGGCCCGGCTCCTGCGGTTCGGCTTCCCCTCGCTCCTCGCCGGGGCACGCCCCCGCCCGAGCTGCCCTCGGGGCCGCCGGCGGCCAACGCGCAGGTGCGGCGGCGGGAGCAGGGTAGGGCCTTAGGTGGGCGGGGCTTAGACTACAGTGGGTGAGGCTGTGCTATACGGGGGGGCCAGTTGGTGGGACCGGCCGCGCGCCTGAATTCTGGACCCCCTAGTTGAGAAATGTCGGGAGAGGAGATTGGAATTGTGTGCTCTAGTGGATCAAGGACTGGGTCTCCAGGATCCATAGGAAAGGAGAGACTTGGGACCCTAAATTCCAGGAAGACTGTCCAGTGGGGAGGTAGTGTGGACTTTTCTGTGGGACGTGGGGACTCGTGGAGCTTGGACTGGGAGCCCAGAACACCAGAGTTATTTACTGGGGAGTGGACTGCGCCTCATATTCTGGGCCCGAATTTGTGGTATTGGGGTAGGACCGGAACTACTAGGTTCTCtactggggagaaggggagggctgGGCACAGACTTATGTTTCCCCACACATAAGTAACTGTCAGCCCTGGTTCCTGGGTCACCCACTGGAGAAGGGCTAGGGGACCGGGTCCTGGTGTCCACTAGAGGGGAGAAGGTCGAGGATCTTTTTTCTAGGTCTTGCACTGGGGCGAGGGCCGAGCTTCCTACATTTCTGAGAGAGGAGGGGCCTGGGATCCCAGAATCTTGTGTACCAGTGGTGAGGGGATTGGGACCCTGGGGAGAAAATCGAGGGGGCCGGTTCTTGTGTGTTCCCCAGAGAGCAGGGGGGACTGGATCCTTGGAGATTGAGAGGTTCGAGCTGAGAGACCCGAGGGAGCAAGAGGAAAGGTGTGCTCCCTCGGGCACCTTGGGGTCTCCAGGGTCGGGCTGCAGGTCGGGGATTCCTGGACACACCTACCACTAGTCCGACCTCCGGGCAGAACCAGggccctccccttcccagccGCACATTCCCGCGCCACGTGAGTCCTCTTATAACCTCAGTGCTTCGCGCACGCGCGGTCAcgcgggagggggcggggcctggggaaCGTGAGGGAGCGCGCGGGGGGGTGCGACAGGGGGCGGGGCGGGAAAGCAGGCGCCGGCACGTGACTCAGCTCTGAACCTGTGTCCTCAGCTGGCCCCGGCTTGCTAGCTCTTAAAGGCACAGACCGACTGCCCCTTCTCTTCAACCAACCTCCTGGAAGCTCAGAGCTGTTGCCGCTTCTCTTCCCTAACTCTTGAGAGCTAATGGTCTTAAGAGGCTAACTAGAGGTCTTTTCAGTGCATAGGATTCCTTTTCCCTGAACAGCCTGAGGTCTAGGCTTTGATTAGGGCTAGACTGTGGGAAAGAAGCTATCACTGACTGTGAGGCCCTGAGGTTTTAGAAGCAATAGCCCAGACTCAAGTGTAACTTAAGGCAAGTCAGGTAAtaactgggcctcagtttccctgtttgtAAAAGTGGAGTTTGTGACTTAGGGAACCTTCATATTTTGTATTAGGGAAGTTGATCCCTGACAAACTTTATGTTAGACCCCTAAGGGCCTTCCTTCTGGTGGATACAATACCTGAGCAGGGGATAACCTCTGGGAacctcctcccccaaataaatatatacttaggTGATACATTTTGTTTCCCCAAGGTCTGACCTCTCGGGACACACCCAGCCCTGTGGACCCAGATACCGTGGAGGTGCTGATGACCTTTGAACCTGACCCTGCTGATTTAGCCCTGTCAAGCATTCCGGGCCATGAGACCTTTGACCCTCGGAGACATCGCTTCTCAGAGGAAGAACTTAAGCCTCAGCCCATCATGAAGAAGGCGAGGAAAATCCAGGTGCCAGAGGAGCAGAAGGTGAGGGCTACTGGACATAGGACACAGGCTTGGCTGACACAGGCCCCATAGCCAGAGAAGAAGGCTCCTTCCTCACAGGCCTGGGTTCTCATTAGGATTATCTCTCAGGTTCACCTACAGCCAAGGATCAGCCCTCCTTGGCTATGGGGTACAAGGGGGCAAAATTTGGGGCTTGATTTAGGAAGATGGTATCACTGTGGCATGCAGACTCAGCCAGCCCTGCTGGACCCAGTTGTATAGATTTGGAGCTTCTCCTATCAGCTGGACCCAAAACCCTCAGTCTGGCAGGCTTCAGGCTCTGCTGGGCTCAGTTGCTAAGAACAGCATTTCTTAGCAACGGGGTATCAGTCTGTCTCTTCTTAGCAGCTAGCCAGGCTGGGACTGGTCCTTTGATCTCTGATTTAGGGCATCCTTTTGGGTGATTACATCTGCCTAGGAGGCAGACTTTGTTAGCCCTCAAGGCCTTGTTTCCTGGGTCTGGATTGCCTCATTGGCAAGAGGTCTCAGGTTCCCATTAGCAGTCAGGGCCACATTCTGATTTGGGGTAATTTGGGCAGGGCATCTATTTAAGACCAGTGGATCAGACACCAGCTGAAGTCGTTGGGCCTACTTAGACCTTACTTTTGTTTGCTGAGGAGGGATGAGGTTGCCTTAGCAACCAGGTGATTTTTATGGAACATCAAACCCCATCACTGGGGAGGCTAGGCTTTCCTTAGCAACCAGAATCTGGAAAGGTGATGTATAGGGCAGTGCTTTTCACTGGGAGCTCTCTCACCCTGAAGGCCCTGTTGCGAGGGAATAATCATCCTTAACAGCCAGGAGCTAACTGCAGGCCATTTGTCAAGTGAGGAGGGTGGGGATCTGCTTTGTACAGTGGAAACTTAAAGCCCAGTTGCTTGGGGTGGGAGGCTATCTCATGCCTTAGTTGTTGCTAGGGGCCTGCTCTCCTTGGCAACCAGAGCCCTAGAAGGGCAGACCCTTGGGTACCCGTCCCATGGGAGACCCGGTATCCTTTAGGCCCCATTACTGGGCAAGAAGCAGCCCTGGAGgtcttttagatttctttgggtcTTTGAAGGCACAAGCAAAACTGCTCCTCCCTTCTCTCGCTGTCTGAGTCCCTTCTGGACCTCACTGCTTTCCTACCTCTTCACCCACAGGACGAGAAATACTGGAGCCGGCGGTACAAGAATAACGAGGCAGCCAAGCGGTCCCGCGATGCCCGGAGGCTTAAGGAGAACCAGATATCCGTGCGGGCAGCCTTCCTGGAGAAGGAGAACGCCCTGCTGCGGCAGGAGGTGGTGGCTGTGCGCCAGGAGCTGTCCCACTACCGCGCTGTGCTGTCCCGCTACCAGGCCCAGCACGGAGCCCTGTGaggctgcccccccacccccacctggcgCTGTCCTACACCTTGCTCAGACTTACATCCTGACGCCCTTTCCTCCCCGCCCTGTGGCCCACGGGCTGGCCGGCTGGGTACCCTAGGGACGTGACGATGcagataaata
It encodes:
- the DBP gene encoding D site-binding protein is translated as MARPVSDRTPAPLLLGGPAGAPPGGGALLGLRSLLQGTSKPKEPTSCLLKEKERKAALPAATVPGPGLETAGPADASSGAVVGGGSPRGRPAAASGPSLLAPLLWERTLPFGDVEYVDLDAFLLEHGLPPSPPPPGGPSPAPSPVRTPAPSPGPGSCGSASPRSSPGHAPARAALGAAGGQRAGLTSRDTPSPVDPDTVEVLMTFEPDPADLALSSIPGHETFDPRRHRFSEEELKPQPIMKKARKIQVPEEQKDEKYWSRRYKNNEAAKRSRDARRLKENQISVRAAFLEKENALLRQEVVAVRQELSHYRAVLSRYQAQHGAL